CGGCACCGAACAGGGTCTGCGCGGCCATCGCCCCCAGGGCCACCGTCAAGCGTGGACGCAGGCGCAACCACTCTGCGGCCAGCCACACCCGGCATGCCTCCTGCTCTTGCGCGTTGGCGCGGTTATGCAGCCGGCGTTTGCCGCGTTGCCGGAATTTGAAATGCTTGACCGTATTGGTCAGATACAGGCGGCGACGATCCAGGCCCGCCTCGGCCAAGGCACGATCCAACAAACGGCCGGCCGGCCCCACGAACGGCCGCGCCGCCAGGTCCTCTTCATCGCCAGGCTGCTCGCCGATCAGCATGGCCTGCGCGCGTGCCGGACCCTCGCCGAACACCGTCGCCGTAGCGTGGCGCCACAGCGGGCAGGCGCGGCAATCGGCGGC
The sequence above is a segment of the Lysobacter silvisoli genome. Coding sequences within it:
- a CDS encoding UdgX family uracil-DNA binding protein (This protein belongs to the uracil DNA glycosylase superfamily, members of which act in excision repair of DNA. However, it belongs more specifically to UdgX branch, whose founding member was found to bind uracil in DNA (where it does not belong), without cleaving it, appears to promote DNA repair by a pathway involving RecA, rather than base excision.) yields the protein MAAGTPPRTPPFAKPVTAPVPQGGLRALRAQAADCRACPLWRHATATVFGEGPARAQAMLIGEQPGDEEDLAARPFVGPAGRLLDRALAEAGLDRRRLYLTNTVKHFKFRQRGKRRLHNRANAQEQEACRVWLAAEWLRLRPRLTVALGAMAAQTLFGAGFRLSRERGRWIELDTRSRALATWHPSAVLRTPPPERDRRYRELVQDLSLLAETLQATTGGAGGR